TAGCCATCAAATAAATTCGAATATAGTTGCATAAACATCACAAGTGTGCCACACTCATAGATTAACATACACGAGTTGTCTATCTTCCCACATTTGGGCTGTCATCTGTAGCCTACGGTCTACCACGGCCCTAGTGTCACTTGCTTTGTTGCCTTGATGTTCGAATTGGTTGCGCGGTCCATGTCACTTCAGGTATAATAAAGTCATTAATCCCTTGTGATAGTGCATAATTGTGAAGAACACAACAAGCTATAACAATGTCAACTCAAGAACGAGAGTCGACCGAATAAGACTTTGTGAAGAGGTAGTCGCCGTTGAAGCCAATGGTGGACGACGCTTGATGACCGGAAGTGAAGGAGGACAAGGACTGTTGCGGCGATTCTTGGGTACCGTTCAGACAGAGGTGTTGGGTGACGTGGTAATAGGTTGGCTTTAGCTGGACGGGCCAGGGCTACAATACGGTGCACTTTGGATGATGGTGTCGGCTTGACCGGCCGCCACCGCCTTCTAAGTCTTGTCCGACTTCTTCGCCATGGGGCGCCGACCTTGGCGTAGCGCATACGCGACATTGCAGGCGAACACATCCAGGTCCGGGTCCTACATATGCGACCGTGTGGGCGAACATCGTCATCGGCTCCTCCGGCGACTCCATCGTGTCAACGAATCACGacgcgaggggggggggggggggcgctgaTCGAGACGTAAGGAGCGGGAGAGGACAGGCGTGGTTGTGCAAATGACGTGTCGATTTGGGTGGGTCCATGTTGTCGGAATCCATTGTGGCGGATGTCGACATTAGATGGGTAAAAGTGCGTGAACCGTTTAATCCAGACATTTGCGGGACGTTTGGTTCGCAGTGGAGTTGCCCTGACCGCTCTAAAATGGGGCGGTGCTGAAGTTGCTCACACATAACTTTGTCTAATTCTCCCCCATAATTTTTTTTGCCTAATTCTAAGGGAAAATAGAAgtagattttttttaaaaataaaaaatgaaagtAGATTTGTGGTTGTGGCCTTGTGGGTTACACGGTGGTTTGTTGCAAACGAGACGTTTCACTCAAACACAACACACCCCAACCAACCCCAAAACCGATCAGCTGCTATAACaataaacaaagaaaaaaaaagccGAAAGCATGGGCAgcatggcgcgcctcctccccgactcccgctccgcctccgcctccgcctcctggaCCTCTTCCCTCTCGAGCGACCTCGCaactgccgccgccaccgctgtcACCGCAACCTCCTCCTCCGCGATGCCGCTCGCGGCCCCATTCCCCGGCCTCGGCGTGCCGCTCTCCGACGCCGACCTCCGCACCACCGCCTACGAGGTCCTCGTCGCCGCCTCCCGCGCCACCGGCGGCAGGCCCCTCATCTACATCCCCCAGTCCGCCCCCTCCTCCGCCACCGCCCGTTCCACCTCCTCCACGTCCacctcgacctcctcctcctcctcgtcctccggcCTGCAGCGTTCGCGGACGTCGACGGCGGCCAGCAAGGTGAAGAGGTCGCTCGGGCTCAGCCCCTCGGCGTCATCTAAGGCCGGGATAGAGGCGCCGCGGAGGCCAGAGACGGTGATGGAGCTGGTGCGGGTCAATTTACGTGTCACGGAGCAGGCCGACTCGAGGATCCGCCGCGGGCTTCTCCGCATCGCCGCCGGCCAGGTTGCATCTCGCTTCCTCGAAATGTGGCTTCCCTTTATTTATTCCCGATTGCTTGTTTCGCTGGTTGTTGCAGTGTCGGTGGGCTTCACAGTTGTATTAGATCTCTCGTCTGGGTTCGTGTTAGCCTGTTATTGGTGTGTTATTGGTGGGCCAATAGTGTGATCGTTGAGCGGCCAGTGGCTTGTCTCAGCTTGGTGATCTTGAGATTTGGAAGATCATATGGAATTTACTTTCCTTGAGTTATTATGTTGGTTAAGATCGCAACTGATATGTGGTGACCAGCTGTTTTTTTATAAGGTAGGAGTAATTAAGTGGAAAGGAATTTGCTCGTTTTTTTGCTGCATGACAATTTAATGCAGTGATATATTGCATGAATCAGTGATGCAAGTACCTATTCCCTTCTTCATGGTCTCTGTCCTTTGGCAGCCTGTACTTTATGCTCCAATGGTTGCTTAATGATGGTGCTTTCTTGCTTTTACATGGGGCCTGAGTGCAGACGTAGGCTCCAATTATGAGCGGGATTGGCAACGGAGAAAAAAATGACCATGTCAACCTTGTATTCGGTTCTGCGTATAAGTTTTTTTTTAGATAATGTTGTGCGTGTAATATGAAATCAAATAAGTAGTGATATTCTTTTTTGTGATCCCGTCAAGCTCTGAGTGTAAATTTGCTAATTGTGTTTCCTAAGGTGAACTGTTCAAATTTCAGCTGTGGCGTTTAGCAGTTATGGTATACATTATCTGATACAATCTCTGTGAACTGTCAAGAATAATTTGCCATTGGATATTTTCATAGACTTGTATCAGTCCTTCATTCTTATCACTTTCAATACTTCAGTCATTCCATGTAAAAAAAAGATACTTCAGTTATTCACTGCTCACATAGCAAGGCAATAATAACCTGAATTGATTAGCAGAAACTGAGCATTGAAATCATAATCAATATATGCTCTACCTGTGAGGTGTGGACACACTGAAAAATGGAATTTACTATTTATATCCCACTCGGTAAGATTTGTTTGGGTACCTTTGATTCTTATTTTGTTGCTATTTCAGGTCAAATGCATGTCTCCTTTTAGACATATCAGACATGAACTTTATGTTAATTGGATTTTTTTCTTTAAGATAGAGGAAGTTGGTAGAACATTCTTGTTTGTTCTGAACTTGTCAAGCTCTAACACTGGCAATCGTTCTATTTTAGCAAATGAATTACTTAGAGCACCATTAACTTGTACAGTTGAGCCACCATCAGCTATGCTGTGTAACTTATTCATGTAAAACAATAGAGATCTCTTTCATGTACAAAAATAGTTTGACCATTAAGATTAATTTCACCTTTTCTTCTTCAAGCAGCTAGGTAGACGTGCAGAATCAATGATTTTACCCTTAGAGTTCCTGCAGCGATCAAAAGCATCGGATTTCCCTGATCCACATGAGTACGAGGCCTGGCAGTTTAGGAACTTGAAGCTTCTTGAGGCTGGTTTGCTGGTTCACCCACTTATTCCCTTGAGCAAATCAGACATTGATGCACAGACATTACGAGAGATAATAAGTAGAGCATATGATAAATCACTTCAAAACGGGAAGAACTTGGAATCGATGCAAGAACTATGCAGTGCGGTGAAGTCCCTTGCTGGTAGGTCCCTAGGTGGAAGTTCTGACGAGTGTCACTGGGCAGATGGCTTTCCATTCAATCTCCATATCTATCAAATGTTGGTAGAAGCTTGCTTTGATAGTGAGAATGGTACTGTGGTTGATGAAATTGATGAAGTGATGGGGTTATTGAAGAAGACTTGGGTTATTCTTGGGATTAATCAGATGCTTCACAACCTCTGCTTTACCTGGGCGTTGTTCAACCATTTTGTCACATCGGACCAAGTAGATATTGAGTTACTTTCTGCTGCTGAGAATCAGTTAAATGTAGTTGTAAAAGATGCAAAAAACGCAGAAGATCCAGATTACTGTGACGTATTGATCTCCATTTTAAGTTCCATAACGGGTTGGACAGAGAAAAGATTACTAGCTTACCATGAAACTTTCAATGCTAGCAACATTGTTTCGATGCAAGGTATTGTCACAATAGGAGTCTCAGCTGCGAAGATTCTTCTTGAAGATATATCTCAAAAACACCCTGGTAAAAGGAAACAAAAGACTGATGTGGTGCGTGGCAAGATCGAAACCTATATACGGTCCTCGCTCCATACTGCTTTTGCTCAAGTAAGTTTAAACTGTGAATTGTTCTGCTTGGCTCACTTCACTCAAAGAACGAATAATGCAAGTCTCATACTCATTTATTGTTACTATCACCATTTTCTTTTATCTCACCATGAGACAATGGTTTTTAAACGTGCTACAAAATTGGACATTAAACATCACTAATCACTGTCAGCAACATTGATCTGCTTATTTATAGTTTTAGGGAGCGTTAAAAAAAATGCTTGATCTTAATATTGGCCTTTTGACACTCGTTCTGGTGTTTATGCCAGTAATATGCATTGATTCTGACGCTCTGTTGATTTGTGCAGAGAATGGATGAGGCAGACTTAAAGCGATCATCAAGGAATCCTGTGCCAGTTCTTGCAATCCTCGCAAAGGATATTAGTGACCTTGCTTCGAAGGAGAAAAATATCTACAGTCCAATACTGAAGAAATGGCACCCGCTTGCTTCTGGTGTTGCAGTTACAACCCTTCATTCTTGCTTTGGTAATGAGCTGAAGCAATTTATGGTTGGGCGTACAAAGTTCACACCAGACACGGCTCAAGTGCTTAACGCTGCTGACAAGTTAGAGAAGAATCTGGTTAATATTGCAGTTGAAGACTTTCTGGATAGTGATGATGGAGGCAAGTCATTGATTAGACAGATGCCACCGTATGAAGCTGAAAATGCAATTGCTGCTCTGGTCAAAGGTTGGATGAAAGAACGAGTGGACAAACTTAAAGAATGGGTTGACCAAAGTTTACAGCAGGAGGTGATCCTACTCAATGTCCCATACCGTATCTATAGTAGTAACCATGCAAATTCAGTTATTTAGCCTTTTACAATGTTATCCATGGATTTAGTACGCTGTATCCTTTCATCAACCCTTAATTATTACCTTTGCAAGCTTTTATAGTTTGTTCATAGTTGCTATTATATCAGATTAGTCTATTTCTGCAGCTGGCTGATGCACGTTATAAACTACTAGTGCTGTACTTAATATGGATAATAGAAGGTGCATTTTCCTATGTTGCAATTGCATATCTTTCTTGAGTGATCAGCATATTTAGATATGCAGCCATTCTCAACCATCTATTGGATAGTCGATATCATTGAATGCCAAGAGCTCTGTCACATTATTTTGCGCAATGCTGTATAGTCTGGTATCACTATAGAATAACCGTACCACTATACCAGTATTCTTCTAATTCTGTGAATCTGCATGCAGACATGGAATCCAAAAGCTAACAGGCAGAGCTTTGCTCCTTCTTCCATGGAGATGCTAAGGATGGTTGATGAAATTTTAGATGCGTTTTTTCAGTTGCCCATATCAATGCACTCTACTTTGGTTTCTGATTTAACAGCTGGACTAGATGGGATTCTACAGTATTATGTCTCGAAAGCGAAAGCTTGCCATGGTATGTCTGAGCATGAAGCTTATTTTCCCGTAAAATTATTTCGATTTACCGAGGGTGGATTCATTTAGCATTGGTGCACAGGGACCCAGAGTACTGCTACTCCACAACTGCCTCATTTAACAAGATGCGACGTTGGATCCAAATTATTCAAGAAAAAGGAAAAGCCACATGCTCTTCTGAATCGTGGATCGCAAGTTGGATCTTCTGCTGGAAAGTCGGAAGGATGCGATCTTTCTGAACTCTGTGTACAAATAAATACACTCCATTACATCCAAACTGAGGTGGAGAATCTGAAGAAGAAGGCGAAAAAATGCTTGCGAAACAGTGAATTATCACAGGATGGTAATGGCACCACTGATGGAATGAACATCAGGTTTGAGCTATCCCAGGCAAGTTGCCAAGACGGCATCCGC
This genomic window from Aegilops tauschii subsp. strangulata cultivar AL8/78 chromosome 4, Aet v6.0, whole genome shotgun sequence contains:
- the LOC109768218 gene encoding protein unc-13 homolog produces the protein MGSMARLLPDSRSASASASWTSSLSSDLATAAATAVTATSSSAMPLAAPFPGLGVPLSDADLRTTAYEVLVAASRATGGRPLIYIPQSAPSSATARSTSSTSTSTSSSSSSSGLQRSRTSTAASKVKRSLGLSPSASSKAGIEAPRRPETVMELVRVNLRVTEQADSRIRRGLLRIAAGQLGRRAESMILPLEFLQRSKASDFPDPHEYEAWQFRNLKLLEAGLLVHPLIPLSKSDIDAQTLREIISRAYDKSLQNGKNLESMQELCSAVKSLAGRSLGGSSDECHWADGFPFNLHIYQMLVEACFDSENGTVVDEIDEVMGLLKKTWVILGINQMLHNLCFTWALFNHFVTSDQVDIELLSAAENQLNVVVKDAKNAEDPDYCDVLISILSSITGWTEKRLLAYHETFNASNIVSMQGIVTIGVSAAKILLEDISQKHPGKRKQKTDVVRGKIETYIRSSLHTAFAQRMDEADLKRSSRNPVPVLAILAKDISDLASKEKNIYSPILKKWHPLASGVAVTTLHSCFGNELKQFMVGRTKFTPDTAQVLNAADKLEKNLVNIAVEDFLDSDDGGKSLIRQMPPYEAENAIAALVKGWMKERVDKLKEWVDQSLQQETWNPKANRQSFAPSSMEMLRMVDEILDAFFQLPISMHSTLVSDLTAGLDGILQYYVSKAKACHGTQSTATPQLPHLTRCDVGSKLFKKKEKPHALLNRGSQVGSSAGKSEGCDLSELCVQINTLHYIQTEVENLKKKAKKCLRNSELSQDGNGTTDGMNIRFELSQASCQDGIRQLCDATAHKVVFSYLSHVLLDMLYVGGAASNRVEPLLRELHSTLGVISGIMRNEPRDHLITALMKASFDGFLLVLLAGGPTRAFTLQDAQIIENDFRALRGLYLANGDGLPHELVDKASSEVKSVLPLLRTDTESLIQRFKQAITERQGSPTKSSFPKPPRVPAQWSANDPNTILRVLCYRYDEAATKFLKKTYKFPKKL